The sequence CAGACACAGGGAGAAACTACATTAATAAAATCTATTCTGACGTTTGGATGCAGGAAAATGGATTTTGGGAAGGTAAAATCATCAAGTCCATCAAAGTTGGGGAAATTCTCTCACAAAAAACAGATTTTCCCTCTCTCGTTGCTGTTAGCCCCCACGATACCCTGAGCCAAGCTACAACTCTTTTACAAAAGCTGAATATCTCCCAGTTACCCGTAATTGATGACAACCAAGTCGTGGGTAGTCTCAACGAAGCTTCGTTGATGAAATTTCTCCATGATGGCATCAATTTTTCTAATCAAAATGTATTGGCAGTTATGGGGAAACCACTACCAATTCTTGACGAAGAAGTTGATATTTCTGAAGCGTATCGAGTCTTGTTATCAGGAACAACAGGAATTATTATTGAGCGAAAAAATGTACCAATTGGATTAATTACCAGAGCCGATTTAATTAAATATTGGATTAGCCAAAATCAGGAAGACGTAAGGGAAAATAATGGAATTTGAAACTAAAGCAATTCATGAAGGTCAAGCGCCAGATCCACAAACAGGTGCGGTAATTGTGCCTATTTATTTAACTTCGACTTATGAGCAGCAAGCCATAGGTCAACACAAAGGTTATGAATATTCTCGCACAGGAAATCCCACCAGAAATGCTTTAGAAGAAGCTTTAGCTGCTCTTGAAAATGGAAAATTTGGTTTGGCTTTTGCTTCTGGTTTAGCTGCAACTACCACTATATTAAGTCTGCTGAAAACAGGCGATCATATTGTCGCTGGTGATGATTTATATGGTGGTACCTATCGGTTATTAGAAAAGGTTGTCAAAAATTGGGGCGTCACCACTAGTTATGTAGATATAGACCACATTACAGACTTTAAAACCGCGATTAGACCTAATACTAAACTGATTTGGATTGAAACTCCTACCAATCCGTTATTAAAAATTATTGATATTGCTGCCTTAGCAAATATTGCCCGGCAAAATAATATTATTTTAGTAGTTGATAATACTTTTGCTAGTCCTTATTTTCAAAGACCATTAGAACTAGGTGCTGACATTGTAGTTCACAGCACCACCAAATATTTAGGTGGACATAGCGACATTATTGGTGGCGCAGTTGTCACCTCGAATGAAGCAATTTATGCTCAACTGAAATTTTATCAGAATGCGATTGGAGCAATTCCTAGTCCATTCGATAGCTGGTTAGTACTGCGTGGAATTAAAACCCTAGCTGTGAGAATGCGGGAACATGAAAAAAATGCTTTATTATTGGCTGAGTTTTTAGCCGAACATCCCCAAGTCGAGCACATTTATTATCCAGGTTTACCCAGTCACGAACAACATCAACTTGCTCAACAACAAATGTCTGGCTTTGGGGGGATGATTAGTTTGGAGTTAAAAGGTGGCTTTGGGGAGGTGGAAAGTTTTGCTGCTAAAACCAAGTTATTTTTGTTAGCTGAGAGTTTGGGTGGAGTGGAGTCATTACTTTGTTACCCTGCGAAAATGACTCACGGTTCACTACCAGAAACAGAAAGGCTAAAACGCGGAATTAAGGATAATTTAGTCCGGCTTTCAGTGGGAATTGAGCATTTTTCTGATTTACAAGCTGATTTAGAAAATGCACTGTCAAAATAAACAGATAAATTTGTCAAAAAAAACTGACATTAATCTTTGCTCAAACAGCTTAAATTCTGTCCTGAAAATACTTGCTTTGATTAAGTTTTTTAAACCCTACTTATCTAGGGGAGTTTACAAGCCTTGATTAATCACAAACTCCCAAAAAACAACACTAAATTATGTGGAATTTAGCTAAATTACCGGTAATTATATCGGGATAGTTGGCTTAGAAAACGAGACATAAATACCCTATTGACTCCCGAAAAAGTTAGAACTAACCTAGTGAGTAGTCCTACCAAGGATGGCTATTTCATAACATCAATAAATCAGGAGTTAGTTCCTATGATGATGATGATGACCGAAACCATGACCACCGAAATGCAAACCTGCATGAACGCTTGCATGGAATGTCACAAAATGTGCATGGAAACCATGACTTACTGCATGAGCAAAGGTAGCAAGTCAATGGATATGAGCATGATGAGCATGATGCGCGACTGCGCGGAAATGTGCATGATGTGCATGAACATGATGATGGGCGGTTCTGAGTTCATGGGACGCACTTGTATGCTGTGTGCAGAAATGTGCGATCGCTGTGCAACGGCTTGTGAAATGATGAAAAATGATCAGAAAATGATGGCATGTGCAGCAGCTTGTCGTAAGTGCGCTGAAGCCTGCAGAGCTATGCAAATGATGCCCGCTTAATTGCTTCAACTAGCAGAAGTTTCTCTGCAACCTATTATTCAAGCGCTCAGGCTCAATAAGTCTGGGCGCTTGAAGTGTTTGGGAAATTCCATAATTAGAGAATGTACAAGTTAGTCAACTGACTACCAAAACATCAATCAAGACAACAATAATTTTTTCTGCATTGCTTTCATACAAAGGGTGATACCAATTCACAATTCGCAATGACGCTCGCGGACTCGCTAACGCTGCGAATCAAGCAATTCGCAATTAAAAAACTTAGATGCAGCAAAGCTTTTAGGGTTTACATTTGTATCAGATTTTTAGTGAAATGGTATGACACGGGAATTGATGTGTTTTTGTTCAACTTCATCAATACCCGATTTTACTTTGAGGTGTTGGATATGATTTTCAACAGCCCTGAGCCGTATGTGAAGACGATGAGCGATCGCTTGGTCTGTCAAATTATGCAAAGCCTGAGGATAGAAAACGACTACGCTCATGGTCAATCACACTCGTGTACGAATTTATTTTATAGTGGGAAAACACGCTGCAGTCCCTAGCCTCTAACTCCCAAAATGCCTAATGTGAATTACCAAAACCCAAAAACGTTTTTCTATTTACCCACAACTGTAGAGCGAGCGGAGCGATCGCTGGTATGTTCTCCCTTTAATCTGGCTTTATTGTCAGCGATGCGCCATCAGAGTGTGTCACTGGGAGCGATCGCTCATGACAATGGTGTTAACTATGGCTACACTCAGCGTCCTTTATCGGAATTGGCATGTGATAATGCTTTAAATTGGTTAATCCAAGTAGGAGTGCTGCGGCGAGAAGTGGACGGACAGGGAATTACAGATAGTTTCCGCCTCACTCCCCTAGGACACCAGTTAGTTGAACAATACGAGGGTAAAGGTTGGCGTCGTCCTTCCTGGGGCGATCGCATTTACGATACCATCACCCGGTGGTTGAGATTACCTTTCTAGAACAGCAAATTCAAAAGTTAATATAAGGGCATCAAAGGGAACAATAATACCCGAAAGTCTCAACCCAATTTATCAAGTTTTTACCAAATCTCTCCGAATTTATGCGGTTATTGGTAAAGACTACAAGAATATAACTGGGGTGACAGAGGCTACAAAATACGCTGTAGCATCCACCAGTGGCTTTCAAGTTGGCGGTCTATTGTCAGCGATCGCTACATTACTGTTATTCCCGGAACTCTCCCCCTTGATTTTAAAAAGCAGTAACCTATGAAATCAATTATGGTAGTGGGAACAACATCCCACGCAGGGAAATCACTTTTGTGCACAGCTATTTGTCGTATTCTCTCACGGCGCGGCTGGCGGGTGGCTCCTTTTAAAGGTCAAAACATGGCTTTAAATGCTTATGTCACCGCTAGTGGAGGTGAAATCGGTTACGCCCAAGCTGTACAAGCCTGGGCCGCTGGGGTTGTTCCTTGGGTGGAAATGAACCCAATTTTACTCAAACCCCAAGGGGATATGACTTCCCAAGTAGTAATTAAGGGTAGACCTGTAGGCAAAGTCAGTGCGGTAGACTATTATGAACAATATTTTGAACTCGGTTGGCGAACCATTGAAGAATCTCTACAGCATCTAGGAACAGAATTTGATTTATTAGTTTGTGAAGGTGCGGGGAGTCCGGCGGAAATTAACCTCAAGCACCGCGACTTGACAAATATGCGGGTGGCGAAGCATTTGAATGCGCCCACGCTGCTGGTAGTGGATATTGATCGGGGTGGAGCTTTTGCTCATGTAGTCGGTACTTTAGAATTACTAGAGCCAGAAGAGCGTGAGTTGATTAAGGGTGTTGTCATTAACAAGTTTCGGGGACAGCGTTCTATATTGGAACCAGGGATAAAATGGTTAGAAAAACGCACTGGGATTCCGGTTGTCGGTGTTATTCCCTATCTGGAATACGTGTTTCCCGCAGAAGACTCTTTAGATTTATTTGAGCGTAATTCTCACAAAAGTCTATCTGACTTAAATATCACCGTGCTCCGTTTACCGAGAATTTCCAACTTTACTGATTTTGATCCGCTGGAATCAGAGCCTAGTGTATCAGTAAAATTTCTTAGTCCTAAGCAAGATTTGGGACACCCAGATGCAGTAATTATTCCTGGCACTAAAACCACGATCGCTGACTTGTTACTGCTGCAAAAAACAGGAATGGCAGAGGCGATACAACACTACGCTGCTTCTGGAGGAACGGTTTTAGGTATTTGTGGCGGCTACCAAATGCTGGGACAAATTATTGCTGACCCAGAAGGAATTGAGGGACAAGCTGGCAGATATCAAGGGTTAAATTTATTACCCATTAGAACGGTAATTACCGGACAAAAAATCGCCCGTCAGCGCCAAGTTAGCTCAAATTTTCCCCAAGCGGGCTTACCAGTCAACGGATTTGAAATCCATCAGGGGCGATCGCGCATTGAACAACAAGCCGATAGCCAAGGCTATCAAGCCTTATTCGATGATGCTAATTTAGGATTAGTAGATAGTTGTCAATCAGTTTGGGGTACTTATCTCCACGGAATTTTTGACAATGGCCCTTGGCGACGGGCTTGGTTAAATCGTCTCCGTCAACAACGAGGTTTGAAATCCTTACCCACAGGTGTTGCTAACTACCGGGAACAGCGAGAACAAACCTTGGACGCCCTAGCTACTGAAATTGAAAGCTACTTGGATTTAACACCTTTTATTTCCTAGCAGGCGGTATTTCATGAGTGTCCGCATCCGCTTTTTACCTGATGATGTCACAGTAGATGCCGAAGTGGGAGAAGCTCTCTTGGATGTAGCAGAACGTGCTGGAGTGTTTATTCCCACCGGTTGTCTCATGGGTTCATGTCACGCCTGTACGGTAGAACTGGATGATGGCGAAATCATCCGCGCCTGTATTACAGCAGTACCAATAGGTCGCGATGAGTTGGTTGTCCATCTGTTTAGTGATCCTAGTTGGTAATTTTTTATTTGTTGTTGGTTATTGGTGATTTGTCAGGGGGTAGGAATATAATATTCTGTCGCATTCTTTTTTTAATTGGTGTTACTTAAAATTTTCCAGCCAATGTGGCTACACCAGCAAAATCAAAGCCAATATAATCATATTGTTGGAACTACAAAAGACCCTTTACTGATTTTTCCCTCCTACTACCCCCAGGAGGGTTTTTTAATTACTATTATTTGAATTTTAGTAGTTAACCGATTTAGCTAAAAAATGGAGATTAGGGATTAGGAACTAGAAGGTAAGTAAAGTCATTTTTATTTATAAAAAGTAATTTTATATACATGCAGTTGTCATGTATGTAGTAATATAGATAACAAATAAAAGAAAGTTATAAAAAAAGCCTTGCATACACGTATATGCTAGTCTTGTGTATAAGTATTTGCGCTTAAAAAGCCTATAAAACCTAAGCTTTACCCTATTTAACTTAACATAGGCATTTGAGATTTTTAGTATTATGGAAAACAAGTGCTGAAGTTTTAAAAAAGATTGGAAAATAAAATAGGGGGTGTTACCCCTCATGGATTTTTGAGTACGGAAGTGTAAAATAAGACTGGGTTTAAAGAAATGTTTTGATTAAAAATCCCACCCAAAACTGTTGGAGTGGGATATTTTATAATTATTAGAAAATTTCAGCCAACATGGCGTCACTGGCAAGCTAAAAGTTAGTATTCTAAAGAAGACTCATATCAATGATATATGAATCTGTAAGTTAGCACTTTGAGGTTAACTAAATACAGTTTCTTATAGAATTGGTAACACTTATGTGTCCTCTTTAAAGAGCCTCCATCACTCAAGCTCTCACATCCATAACTCATAATTCAGCCCTCTCATCTCCGGGGAGGGCTGTTGCTTTGAAGGATGAAGGATGAAGGATGAAGGATGAAGTATGAAGTATGAAGTATGAAGGATGAAATAAAGAAGCTCGTATAGCCTTAGCCACATAGGTTAGGACATGAATTAAAGATAAATGTGATGCCAAATTTGGTAAAATTCGGGGTATTCTATAGTTTCTGCACAGTGCCAGAGCAGTTTATAGCAGTCGTGGTGTTGTTCTAATATCGATGGGTGATGGTGCTCAAAGTAATCTTGAAGTGAGGCGATCGCTTGTGGTATTTGTTCATAGAGGATAACTTCTTTGAGGTGGTCTGCGGCTCGTTTGCAAACAGATGGGCGATCGCTAAATTTGAGCAGTTGCAATAAAGTCGTCAAGGCGACGGAATTTCCGGGGTCGAGTTGAGCTAATTTATAAGCTCTGCGTCTTTTGGTGTCTTCGTCTGTAAAAGCGGTGATACCCCGGACGAGGGAAGAAATCCGGGGAGGGGAAGCGAGCACAGATGCGGGGAGGGATGGGGGTTGGTTAACCTGAAAGGATTCTGGGGAATAAAGCATTTTTAGGTTGGCTGCTGCTTGTTGTCGCTGGGATGTGTCGGTGGCTGAGGTGGCGAGTTGCTCTAATGTGGAGATAGCGATCGCATTTCCCAGGTCTAGTTTCCCTAAACTGTAAGCAGCTTTACGACGGATTGACTCATGGTGGCAGTGGGTGATAATTTCTATTAAGGTGGCAATTGCCGTATAATTACCAGGGTCTACCCTTCCCAGATTATATGCGACTTGCCAGCGAATTGATTCTTGGCGGCTGGTAGTGGCGAGTGTTTCTAGAGTAGCGATCGCTATTTTGTTACCTGGATCAAAGACTTTACCCAAGCTGTAGGCTGCATTCCAGCTATTGAATGCATTTTGATGAGACTGGATGAATTGCTCAAAAGCAGCGATCGCTTTTGGGCGATCGGTTTTCAACAAGGCGACCCGCGCACCCTCAACAATTGGCGCTGGATATCGCCACCACTTTTGTTGATGCACATCAAAATAACCAAATCGCCACTTAATCAACTGCTGAACAATATTATCAGCCAAGCGACAATCTGCAAACTCAGCAATTCCTTGGGCTGCGAGAAAATAAGCTTGATAATCGTAACAGCCACCGCAACCATCAGTAAACTCAATTAAAGCCTGGATAAATTCATCCTTCTTTGTCTGTGAAATATCATCTCTACCCAACCACAACAGAATCACTTCCCGCCATTGTGATGAAAAAATGCGATAGCTGGGAACTGAAAATTGGGAATCCTCATTCCCTGAGGTGTGATTGAAAAAGAAGCGCCAATCAGTCACAGCCTGGGCGGCGAAGTATTCTTGAAAAGTGGGATGATAAAAAGCATAAACTTTTTCTCCCCAAGTCGCCGATATCCCCACCTGATTGAGCCAACCTAACTGTAAGGCTAATTGCCACAAATCATCATCACAATTACCCAAAACCTCCAAAATAAAACGGTGTCGCAACCGAAACTTAGTTTTTTCTTGAGCTATGGCTAATAGCGCCAATTGTCCCAGCGCTTGATTTAACTGCTGTCGCTGGGTGGAAGTTGTGGGAAAACGATCCTGCTTCCATTCGTAAATTGCTTCTACAAACTGCTGATATAGCATTGCTTTGGTGTGGGGTAATCTTCCCCGCGCTAGTCCCCAAATGCGACACAACAACGCCAAGCGAAGGGGATTCTGCACCGCGTGCTTGAGTCTACGTCGTTCGACTTGGTTTAACTGCGCTTGTAAACTTTCCCCTAAATTGGGATGATTTTGAAACCACCGCTGAATAAACTCCCCGATTTGGTTAGAGCCGTGGTGGGGGTCGTTGTCAGTAAAATTCAGGTTCCGATAGGTGTCGAAAGACTCCAGCGCATTCTTACCTGCATCCCAAATATTCAACCGACAGGTAAGTAATATTGTGGCATCTGCTACCCAGCCTTGGAGGTAACTCGCAATCTTTCCTAGAGCTTGGCTAGATTCTAGAGCCATTTCATCAACTGCATCTAAAATTAACCAAACCCGCCCTTGGTTAAACTGTTCACAAAAATTTTCTTCTATTTCTGGCGGAACACGCAACTTGCAAAGAGCCGAGGGGAGCCAATCTTGAATCAGGTACTGGGCGATGGTTTTACCTTGTAAATCTGCTAAATCCACCCAAATTACTAAATCTTCGGTGTGAGCTAATACCCATGTAGCAATTTTTTGTAATAAGGTAGTTTTGCCGGCGCCTGGTTCCCCAATAATGGCGATGCGGCGACTTTGTTGGCGCTGTAGCAGTTGGATAAATTCCGCGTGAGCAAAAATTTGTGAGACTTCCGCTGCTTCTGGCTCAGATAAGTGAGAATCTGTTTGTAGACGCTGTTGGCGTTCCACCAACCCCAAAGGAACATAAACTTGATGGAGTTCAAAACTGACACCATCGATGCTGGTGAGGGGGTTGGTGGTGAGTCTTTGGTGATTTTGTCTAGCGAAATTGGCTTGACAAATTTCTTCCCACTGAGGGAGATCAGGGGCAGAAGGCATGATATGCTCTTGATCGTCTTCACTGGCTACCTGTTTGGATTTTTCGGGGCGACGATGTTCCCAGTGTTGATCGAATTGTTGTAAGTTGGCTGCTATTTCCTGGCGATTGTGCCACAGTTTCAGGGTGAAGTGCCAAGTTTCCGAACCGGCGCGAGATGGGCGATTATCTTCGAGAATCTCTAAAAAATCCGCAAATCGTTTTAAGGCTTCTTTGATTTGCTCGGCGTTTAATTGGATTTTACCCGCTTCTAGAGTTGTTAAAAGTTGTAAAAACCTCACTTTTGTTCTCACAACCAAGCGGGTTTCCGATTGCCAACGAGTCTGGATTTGGAGACGCAGGGTTTCTAAAATTGAATCATCCCGACAGACGATTTCATCGTTAGCATAGACTAACAATACCTCTAATAAGCGGCGCGATCGCTTTTTTGTTTCCGGGCCATAACTTGCTCTAGCCATTGGCGATTTTTACACAAATGCACAAAGTTCGGGGAATCCCCCAGGTTGAACAAATACCCCTAACTCTCCCGTCCTGATTTTACAAGCCTTTGCCCCTGATGAACACCTGACTAGCTTCGGGGAAATTCTCTCGGATATTTTGTATTTATACATAAAACCCTGTGAATTCACTGTTAACTACACAGATGCATATAACTTTGGGTCTGGACGTATATACCAGTGAAGCAAAGCCGAAAACCATTAGATGTCAATTAGCCATATGTTAAAACTCACCTACGCCGAGAATAACTTTAACTTAGAGCTGATCAACCAACCTTGGGAAAGTTGGATAAACCAGAGAGTAGTTCTGGCTTTGAGTGCTGGTACGCACATTTATATGAAACCAAGCACCGCTGCTTTTCTCGTACCGCATAAATTGTCACATTTAGCTGCGTTGGAATCTTTAGCTCTCACACATATGATTGAATTGTGCCCTTGTGACGCCTCAACAGTGGAAGTGGTGCTCAAAGGTATTTGGTTAACTTCTGATGCTCGTAGTGAAGTTGGTGTTTTTGTGACTTCTCTGAGCAAAGCTGCTGAGTTATTGCTGTATAAAATCTCCCAGTCTGAGGAATTTTGTCACGCTTAGGTCGGTTTTTTTGTCAAGGTTGTGGGTGCATTTACATCAGTTCATCTCAATTACAACTTTCCCAAAGTGAGCGGCGCTTTGCAAATAACTATAAGCAGATTTGGCTTCAGCAAATGGGAAAACTCGATCAATAATTGGCTTTAATTTATGTTGGCTAATCTTATGATTCATCACTTCAAACATTTTTCGACTACCTACATAAATACCTTGTAATGTTAAACTCTTAAAGAGTATGGGCAAGGGGTCAATTTCTGCTCCTCTTCCCGACAGAACACCAATTAAACTAATACGTCCACCAATGCGGACGGCTTGCATTGATTTGGTGAGAGTCCCTGTACCGCCGACTTCTACTACATGATCTACGCCTGCGCGCTGAGTTAATTCGTAGACTTTTTTTTCCCAATCTGGTGTTGTTTTGTAGTTAATTATTTCGTCCGCACCCAATGCTTTTACTCTGGCTAATTTCTCGTCACTGCTAGAGGTAATAATCACTTTTGCGCCGTGGATTTTGGCGAATTGGAGTGCAAAGATCGAAACACCACCAGTACCAAGTAATAAGACGGTGTGGTCTTCGGTGAGGTTGCCTTTTGTAATCAATCCATGCCAAGCTGTGACGGCGGCACAAGGTAAAGTTGCCGCTTCTATATAAGATAAATGGTGTGGTATAATTACTAGTCCATCTTCGTGTAAAACGACATACTCAGCCAACATTCCGTCTATTCCCCCGCCCAAATCTGATTTCATTTTCTCTTTGGTGAGAGAGCCAGAAATCCAGTCTTGGAAGAAGATTCCGGCGACGCGATCGCCTATTTTCACCCGTGTCACGTCTCCACCCACAGCGACAACTTCGCCGACTCCATCAGACATGGGAATCAGCGGATATTTCATTCCCGCGCCATAAGCTCCCTGAGTTACGAGCAAGTCGCGGTAGTTAACAGATGTGGCTTTGACTTGAATGAGCACTTGTCCGGTTGCGGGCTGGGGTTGGGGGCGATCAACTAAAGTCAGTGCTTCAATCCCCGCGTTGCTTTGAATTTGGTAGGCTTTCATGGGATTTTGGTTTGTCAAGAGTTGGTTTCAGGGAAGATTTAAATTCTGGCGTTGCTGATTGAGATATGAATTTATCTCACGCAAAGGCGCAAAGGAACAAAGAAAAATCAAGATAATTTTGGAGTTTCATGCTCTGATTCAGCAACGCCAAATCCTGAATATGTTTCACGTTGAGAGGGAATTGCTATGACCAGATGGCAATAGTTTTAGCTCAATCGTCGCTTTAACCATAGAGCAAATAAAGGTAAGGCTGGTTGATAACCTTGCTCTGCACCGTAAATTAAACCTTTATGCTGTAATCCAGTCAAGGCGCCTTGGAGACTACCGCCACGAGAAAGTCCATGTTTTTGGATATATTCTTTACTTTGGGGTTTCTCGGTGGGGTCGAGGGCTAAAGATTCTAGCAGGTGGACTTGATTAGCTGGGAGTAGCATGAGTAAGGACTCGAAGGTGATGGATAAATCTTTGAGTAGTTCGGTTATTGCTTGCTCTACCTCCTTTGGTGTGATTAATTCTTGAGCATGACACAAGGTTTGCAAACGGCGAATTAGGGCGATCGCATCGCCAATATGTCCCTGTACGGCGTCTAAAAATAGTTGCAATGCGGTGGAGCGAGAATCAAATTTTAGTTGTTGTGTATGTAACACTTCCCGCGCCCACAGTGCTAAAACGTCTCTGTCTAGGGGAGGTAATTGTAAAGTTTCCAGAGGATAGTTATTCTCATCTTGATAATTAGTTTCGGCGATCGTGGCAATGAGGACATAACTGACATGAGTTTGCGCTTTGATATCTCGTCTCAGTGTCACCTCCCACAAACCATAACGATCCCAAGAGCGAATGTGGGGGAAACTATGCAAAATCACCACTACCCGCTGATTCAGCGCCACAGCCATAATCTGCAGCAAGTCTAATAAAATTTCAAATGTTCGCCAAATCTCATTTTCGCCAAGATTAGGCCAGGGTTTGAGTTTACCTTCTGGTTCAAAGCTCAAAAACTCAGAAGCATTGCGCTCTATCCAGTTTTGCAGTTGGACTGAGTGCCAATTTTGATTGATTTCTGCTGCTAATAATTGCACAAATCGTTTGCCATCGGTGGCACGGATGCAGTCTATTTCCAGCACCCTCGCACCGGCTTCTTGGGCGGCGTTTCGCACTAGGGTACGTCGTCCACTCCCAGGAACGCCGGTAATCAATAAATCACCATCCTGGGCGAGGACTTCGACTATGTGCTCAAACTCTGCCGATCGCCCAATTAATTGCACAGGAGTAGAAAAATTCAAACCCACCCACCTTTGATCGTTTGTTGTTAAGGTCAGCATACTTACTTCCATTGGAATTAACTATGATTTGTATCAAATATTAATAGTGCTTATTTAATTTTAACACTAAAAAATCGTGCTTAAATAATATCAACACTTTAAAAAGGTAATAGATATGGTTGCCTCTGCATCTACCATTGCACCAGAAAATCAGCAGTTGACAGTTTGGCATAACCTGGAGATTTCCGAAGCGATCGCCTGTTTGCAAAGTGATGGCGAATATGGTTTGAGTGCAGCGACGGCGAAACGGCGGTTAAATGAAGTAGGGGCGAATGAACTAACTGCAAAGAAAAGTAAACCTTGGTGGTTAAAATTTCTGTTGCAATTTAATCAGCCGCTGTTGATTATTTTGCTGTGTGCAGGTTTAGTCAAGGCTCTGACTGGTAGCCTTGTTAATGCAGGGGTGATTTGGGGAGTTACCACCACCAACGCCCTGATTGGATTTATTCAAGAGTCAAAAGCCGAGGGGGCGATCGCGGCTTTAGCCAAAGCCATCACCACTGAAGCAACAGTCATCCGCGATGGTCAAAAATTACGCATCCCTTCTGGGGAGTTAGTTCCTGGTGATATTGTTTTTCTAACTTCTGGCGATAAAGTCCCCGCAGATTTACGGTTACTTCAAGTAAAAAATCTACAAATTGATGAATCTGCTCTCACAGGCGAATCTGTCGCTGTCGAAAAAAATACCGCAACTTTGCGAGCAGACGCGGCTTTAGCAGAACGAAAAAACATGGCTTACGCGGGTGGCTTTGTTACCTTCGGCCAAGGTACTGGTGTTGTTGTGGCGACAGGTAACACCACGGAAACCGGGCGGATTTCCCAATTAATGGAGCAACACACGGATCTTTCCACACCATTAACTCGGAAATTTGATAAATTCAGCCAAAATTGGCTGTATATGGTCTTAGGATTAGCCACACTCTGCTTTGTGGTGGGGTTAGGCTCTCGCAGTTTTCCAGATGCTTTAGAAGCAGCGGTAACTTTAACCGTCAGCGCCATTCCCGAAGGTCTACCAGCGGTAGTAACAGTTACATTAGCTATTGGTGTTTCCCGCATGGCGCGACGCCACGCCATTATCCGCAAACTACCAGCGGTTGAAACCTTGGGGAGTGCAACTGTGATTTGTTCCGATAAAACCGGGACTTTAACGGAAAATCAAATGACAGTCCAGGCAATTTATACTGGAGGACATCAGTATACAGTCAGCGGTATTGGTTACGCGCCGACAGGGGAAATTTTAATAGATGAGAAACCAGTTAATTTAGACAATGCCAAAGGTTTACAAGAATGCTTGGTCGCAGGCTTATTATGTA is a genomic window of Fortiea contorta PCC 7126 containing:
- a CDS encoding cystathionine gamma-synthase, with amino-acid sequence MEFETKAIHEGQAPDPQTGAVIVPIYLTSTYEQQAIGQHKGYEYSRTGNPTRNALEEALAALENGKFGLAFASGLAATTTILSLLKTGDHIVAGDDLYGGTYRLLEKVVKNWGVTTSYVDIDHITDFKTAIRPNTKLIWIETPTNPLLKIIDIAALANIARQNNIILVVDNTFASPYFQRPLELGADIVVHSTTKYLGGHSDIIGGAVVTSNEAIYAQLKFYQNAIGAIPSPFDSWLVLRGIKTLAVRMREHEKNALLLAEFLAEHPQVEHIYYPGLPSHEQHQLAQQQMSGFGGMISLELKGGFGEVESFAAKTKLFLLAESLGGVESLLCYPAKMTHGSLPETERLKRGIKDNLVRLSVGIEHFSDLQADLENALSK
- a CDS encoding ferredoxin, whose product is MMMMMTETMTTEMQTCMNACMECHKMCMETMTYCMSKGSKSMDMSMMSMMRDCAEMCMMCMNMMMGGSEFMGRTCMLCAEMCDRCATACEMMKNDQKMMACAAACRKCAEACRAMQMMPA
- a CDS encoding Npun_F0494 family protein; its protein translation is MPNVNYQNPKTFFYLPTTVERAERSLVCSPFNLALLSAMRHQSVSLGAIAHDNGVNYGYTQRPLSELACDNALNWLIQVGVLRREVDGQGITDSFRLTPLGHQLVEQYEGKGWRRPSWGDRIYDTITRWLRLPF
- the cobQ gene encoding cobyric acid synthase CobQ, which translates into the protein MKSIMVVGTTSHAGKSLLCTAICRILSRRGWRVAPFKGQNMALNAYVTASGGEIGYAQAVQAWAAGVVPWVEMNPILLKPQGDMTSQVVIKGRPVGKVSAVDYYEQYFELGWRTIEESLQHLGTEFDLLVCEGAGSPAEINLKHRDLTNMRVAKHLNAPTLLVVDIDRGGAFAHVVGTLELLEPEERELIKGVVINKFRGQRSILEPGIKWLEKRTGIPVVGVIPYLEYVFPAEDSLDLFERNSHKSLSDLNITVLRLPRISNFTDFDPLESEPSVSVKFLSPKQDLGHPDAVIIPGTKTTIADLLLLQKTGMAEAIQHYAASGGTVLGICGGYQMLGQIIADPEGIEGQAGRYQGLNLLPIRTVITGQKIARQRQVSSNFPQAGLPVNGFEIHQGRSRIEQQADSQGYQALFDDANLGLVDSCQSVWGTYLHGIFDNGPWRRAWLNRLRQQRGLKSLPTGVANYREQREQTLDALATEIESYLDLTPFIS
- a CDS encoding 2Fe-2S iron-sulfur cluster-binding protein translates to MSVRIRFLPDDVTVDAEVGEALLDVAERAGVFIPTGCLMGSCHACTVELDDGEIIRACITAVPIGRDELVVHLFSDPSW
- a CDS encoding NACHT domain-containing protein, giving the protein MARASYGPETKKRSRRLLEVLLVYANDEIVCRDDSILETLRLQIQTRWQSETRLVVRTKVRFLQLLTTLEAGKIQLNAEQIKEALKRFADFLEILEDNRPSRAGSETWHFTLKLWHNRQEIAANLQQFDQHWEHRRPEKSKQVASEDDQEHIMPSAPDLPQWEEICQANFARQNHQRLTTNPLTSIDGVSFELHQVYVPLGLVERQQRLQTDSHLSEPEAAEVSQIFAHAEFIQLLQRQQSRRIAIIGEPGAGKTTLLQKIATWVLAHTEDLVIWVDLADLQGKTIAQYLIQDWLPSALCKLRVPPEIEENFCEQFNQGRVWLILDAVDEMALESSQALGKIASYLQGWVADATILLTCRLNIWDAGKNALESFDTYRNLNFTDNDPHHGSNQIGEFIQRWFQNHPNLGESLQAQLNQVERRRLKHAVQNPLRLALLCRIWGLARGRLPHTKAMLYQQFVEAIYEWKQDRFPTTSTQRQQLNQALGQLALLAIAQEKTKFRLRHRFILEVLGNCDDDLWQLALQLGWLNQVGISATWGEKVYAFYHPTFQEYFAAQAVTDWRFFFNHTSGNEDSQFSVPSYRIFSSQWREVILLWLGRDDISQTKKDEFIQALIEFTDGCGGCYDYQAYFLAAQGIAEFADCRLADNIVQQLIKWRFGYFDVHQQKWWRYPAPIVEGARVALLKTDRPKAIAAFEQFIQSHQNAFNSWNAAYSLGKVFDPGNKIAIATLETLATTSRQESIRWQVAYNLGRVDPGNYTAIATLIEIITHCHHESIRRKAAYSLGKLDLGNAIAISTLEQLATSATDTSQRQQAAANLKMLYSPESFQVNQPPSLPASVLASPPRISSLVRGITAFTDEDTKRRRAYKLAQLDPGNSVALTTLLQLLKFSDRPSVCKRAADHLKEVILYEQIPQAIASLQDYFEHHHPSILEQHHDCYKLLWHCAETIEYPEFYQIWHHIYL